The proteins below are encoded in one region of Candidatus Brocadia sp.:
- a CDS encoding endonuclease domain-containing protein — MKIYYNQKLKFLSRELRKKSTLSEVLLWNKLKARKIKGYQFMRQKPIGKYIVDFYCSKLKLVIEIDGISHNDKSEKDRARQKQLESLGLSLLRFYEWDVKKDMNAVVQVIESWIEEFEKKHNPLNPPLGKGDLK; from the coding sequence ATGAAGATTTACTATAATCAGAAGCTAAAATTCCTCTCAAGAGAACTCAGAAAAAAAAGTACTTTATCAGAGGTCTTGCTTTGGAATAAATTGAAAGCACGAAAGATAAAAGGATATCAATTCATGCGGCAAAAGCCAATCGGTAAGTATATCGTAGATTTCTACTGCAGTAAGTTGAAATTGGTAATTGAAATTGATGGTATCAGTCATAACGACAAATCTGAGAAAGATCGGGCAAGGCAGAAGCAATTAGAGTCGTTGGGGCTGTCTCTGTTACGGTTTTATGAATGGGATGTAAAAAAAGATATGAATGCTGTAGTGCAGGTAATCGAATCCTGGATTGAAGAATTTGAGAAAAAACACAACCCCCTGAATCCCCCTTTGGGTAAGGGGGACTTAAAATGA
- a CDS encoding glycosyltransferase family 1 protein, with amino-acid sequence MKVAFIYNRLFDHDGEEQLIGGIETYLLHLGALCSKMGWNPVVFQFANKPFKRTIDALEIVGVPVAGFNRSSLLAPLTFKSKILELFMAATREINVTKDLIVFGADHFSVKTDNKRCIAIQHGVSWDLPTRYLTGKKIFESGWGARLGKWFFVRSAMRDFENCPNRVCVDYNFLNWYRTTLGVETKGKIWVIPNFTSSIASVDQINSRSQTVDTIRILFARRFTSYRGVHIMAQTAKEILRRYANVYFTFAGEGPEGTWLKEQFSDEKRVVFTRYLPHEVLDIHLSHDIAVVPSIASEGTSLSVAEAMGAGCAVVATAVGGITNMIINGYNGILVMPDVASLIDGLELLIKNFELRMQIMKRAYETAKEAFGLEIWEERWKKVLFEVADY; translated from the coding sequence ATGAAAGTAGCATTTATTTACAACAGATTGTTTGACCACGATGGCGAAGAACAACTCATTGGCGGAATTGAGACGTATCTTTTACACCTCGGAGCGCTTTGTTCGAAAATGGGATGGAATCCGGTCGTATTTCAGTTTGCCAACAAACCCTTCAAAAGGACGATCGATGCCTTGGAAATCGTTGGTGTGCCGGTTGCTGGTTTTAATCGGTCTTCTCTCCTTGCCCCACTCACATTTAAATCAAAAATACTTGAGTTGTTCATGGCAGCAACAAGGGAAATAAATGTAACGAAAGATCTCATTGTTTTTGGTGCTGACCATTTCAGTGTAAAGACTGATAATAAAAGGTGTATCGCTATCCAGCATGGGGTATCCTGGGATCTCCCTACTCGATACCTGACCGGCAAAAAAATATTTGAATCCGGCTGGGGCGCTAGGCTCGGAAAATGGTTTTTTGTTCGTTCAGCGATGAGGGACTTTGAAAATTGCCCAAACCGTGTGTGTGTTGATTACAATTTTCTTAACTGGTATAGGACAACGCTGGGAGTGGAGACAAAGGGAAAGATATGGGTAATCCCAAACTTTACGTCATCTATAGCAAGCGTTGACCAGATAAACTCCAGAAGTCAAACCGTCGATACTATCCGGATATTATTTGCCAGACGTTTTACTTCTTATCGGGGTGTTCACATTATGGCTCAAACTGCGAAAGAGATTCTTCGGCGCTACGCCAACGTCTATTTTACTTTTGCAGGTGAAGGCCCTGAAGGAACATGGTTAAAAGAACAGTTTTCTGATGAGAAGAGAGTCGTATTTACCAGGTACCTTCCTCATGAGGTCTTAGACATTCACTTAAGCCATGATATTGCCGTTGTCCCATCGATTGCGTCAGAAGGTACCTCCCTATCTGTGGCTGAGGCCATGGGCGCTGGTTGTGCGGTGGTGGCTACTGCAGTAGGCGGAATTACGAATATGATCATTAACGGTTACAACGGTATTTTGGTAATGCCGGATGTTGCTTCACTAATAGATGGATTAGAACTACTGATAAAAAACTTTGAGTTAAGAATGCAGATCATGAAAAGGGCATATGAGACGGCAAAAGAAGCCTTTGGATTGGAGATTTGGGAAGAAAGATGGAAAAAAGTACTTTTTGAAGTGGCAGATTATTAA
- a CDS encoding O-antigen ligase domain-containing protein produces the protein MLRIQQSNIVLYFSFILLALFFAGTILFLKPTYFIALVGILVALPLVVLYPGVGLVFYATSLGFVDPIFDSLGVPSGLRALPIASLLVILLVFFIIREKKGLTLGGVHFVGIGIGIILFTGLLWTRSPNYGMWKVQAYMLYSLLLLLGTALFVGERERLKRIIYTAAFLGVVFSFMGLYTISAGEMQKWGRLTIGSFDPIWLARGMGVFSLALLMLFEITRSQIMKIFLLTFLFCLMFLILSTASRGPTFSLFLTLLFYFLFFFKKPLVQKVVFIAIVGIIICVAFIYMPQEVRDRYNFFTFSASEQGTDYTTGRMPLFTSAFHACKSHPLLGLGTGGFSSYYSLVDARQYPHNLFLEMGSELGILGLGLIICFLCLNFRMIFSIFRKHRRITQDNFPLVWGALIFFFEFCSSMVSGDLMANKLLFLGSGFMWTAYMTDKVKERTEGLKGGR, from the coding sequence ATGTTACGTATCCAGCAATCTAATATAGTTCTCTATTTTAGTTTTATTTTACTGGCGTTATTTTTTGCCGGAACTATACTATTTTTAAAACCCACTTATTTTATAGCCCTCGTGGGGATATTGGTGGCTCTCCCTCTTGTTGTTCTATATCCTGGAGTGGGTCTTGTTTTTTACGCTACTTCTCTTGGTTTTGTTGATCCAATCTTTGATAGCTTAGGTGTGCCTTCAGGATTAAGGGCATTACCTATCGCCTCGTTGTTAGTCATCCTGCTGGTATTTTTTATCATAAGAGAGAAAAAAGGCCTTACATTAGGCGGCGTACATTTTGTTGGAATAGGTATTGGAATTATCTTATTTACTGGATTATTGTGGACACGTTCTCCGAATTACGGTATGTGGAAGGTCCAGGCATATATGCTTTATAGCTTATTGCTTTTGTTAGGTACAGCGTTGTTTGTGGGTGAGCGTGAAAGACTAAAGAGGATAATATATACAGCCGCCTTTTTGGGTGTAGTATTTTCGTTCATGGGTTTGTACACAATAAGCGCCGGAGAGATGCAGAAATGGGGTCGTTTAACCATAGGGAGTTTCGATCCGATTTGGCTGGCCAGGGGGATGGGGGTATTTTCCCTTGCCTTGCTTATGTTGTTTGAAATTACTCGCTCACAAATTATGAAAATATTCCTTCTTACCTTCCTTTTTTGTTTGATGTTTCTTATATTGAGTACCGCATCGAGGGGGCCCACCTTTTCTCTATTTCTCACCCTTCTCTTTTACTTCCTGTTTTTTTTTAAAAAACCTCTTGTTCAAAAGGTCGTTTTTATTGCTATCGTGGGCATTATTATCTGTGTTGCCTTTATATACATGCCTCAGGAAGTTCGAGATCGTTATAACTTCTTCACGTTCTCTGCATCAGAGCAAGGAACAGATTATACTACGGGCCGAATGCCACTTTTCACTTCGGCATTTCATGCATGTAAATCACATCCTTTACTTGGTTTGGGTACGGGTGGGTTTTCGTCATATTATTCTTTAGTTGATGCCAGACAGTATCCCCATAACCTTTTTCTAGAGATGGGGTCTGAGCTTGGTATCCTGGGTTTGGGCTTGATTATATGCTTTCTATGCTTAAATTTCAGGATGATTTTTAGTATCTTTAGAAAACATCGCAGAATTACCCAAGATAATTTTCCCCTTGTCTGGGGCGCCCTTATTTTTTTCTTTGAGTTCTGCAGTTCAATGGTCAGCGGTGATTTGATGGCCAATAAACTATTATTTCTTGGCTCAGGCTTTATGTGGACTGCTTACATGACGGATAAAGTGAAGGAACGAACCGAAGGTTTGAAAGGTGGAAGGTAA
- a CDS encoding glycosyltransferase — protein sequence MDLKRRFFYLGSRPHEEKTGGVKYMNEVIDYLKGHVGLVIWDPEDSQTFGTRVNRIGFQPLLSLIQSNIWGIKKLKGMGKGEIIIMNSYLRHRFLFFALYARYRKKSQLIIFVNAIYHHSLGSSFLNGLDRFITRLLLRSAVLIIANSNSTKEELQALGIEDKKIQVIYPRLDMPPSNNVQVRKDTGAFHILFIGYCEPFKELHVLVNAIGKLKRIPLCLHIIGDYQGDPGYVKKIRGIITNFGIEEKVVFHGRMGRKELSVWFMKADLFVSPSRGEGYGRVLAEAMYFGLPVIGADRGASKELIEHDINGFLFESGSDESLASFILLLYKNAELRKQFGEKGKALIHKKANYDQNLGQQFYAILGNNNIITKNNSL from the coding sequence ATGGATCTCAAAAGGCGGTTTTTTTACCTGGGTTCTCGCCCCCACGAGGAAAAGACTGGCGGGGTTAAATATATGAATGAGGTAATTGATTATCTAAAAGGACATGTTGGCCTTGTAATCTGGGACCCTGAGGATTCTCAAACATTTGGAACAAGGGTTAACAGGATTGGTTTCCAGCCGCTTCTGTCTCTGATTCAATCTAATATATGGGGAATTAAAAAATTGAAGGGGATGGGTAAGGGTGAAATTATAATTATGAATTCGTATCTGAGACACAGGTTCCTGTTTTTTGCCTTGTATGCCAGATATAGAAAAAAAAGTCAGCTTATCATCTTTGTGAATGCAATCTATCATCATTCCTTGGGAAGTTCATTCTTAAACGGGCTTGACAGATTCATTACGCGCTTGCTTCTTAGGTCAGCAGTCCTTATTATTGCAAACAGTAATTCTACGAAAGAAGAACTTCAGGCTCTTGGTATTGAAGATAAGAAAATTCAGGTCATCTATCCACGGTTGGATATGCCTCCGAGTAATAACGTACAAGTAAGGAAAGATACGGGTGCCTTTCATATCCTCTTTATTGGATACTGCGAGCCTTTTAAAGAACTTCATGTACTCGTCAACGCCATTGGAAAATTAAAGAGGATTCCCCTTTGTTTACACATAATAGGTGATTATCAAGGTGATCCGGGGTATGTAAAGAAGATAAGGGGGATAATCACAAATTTTGGCATTGAGGAAAAAGTAGTTTTTCATGGAAGAATGGGGAGAAAGGAATTGTCTGTCTGGTTTATGAAAGCAGACCTCTTTGTTTCGCCCTCAAGGGGAGAAGGGTACGGAAGGGTACTGGCTGAGGCAATGTATTTTGGTCTTCCCGTAATCGGCGCGGATAGAGGGGCATCAAAGGAGCTTATAGAGCACGATATAAATGGTTTTCTCTTTGAAAGCGGGAGTGATGAATCACTAGCGTCATTCATTTTACTACTATATAAAAACGCGGAGTTGAGAAAACAGTTTGGCGAGAAGGGTAAAGCATTGATACATAAAAAGGCCAACTATGACCAAAACCTGGGGCAACAGTTTTATGCTATCTTAGGAAACAATAATATTATCACAAAAAACAACTCATTATGA
- a CDS encoding glycosyltransferase family 1 protein, giving the protein MNILIVAEGRFPDFTGGAELVIHHLGKLLAKHGHVIHTVSRKAKDSDKPEAVIDTIRVHRFSAPSVGTSLHKLYPLFSFWGARKQFLKLAKDISFDVIVFNQPFPALGVLSCSENKNVKKIYIFHSSTVGEYMSAKNRKKSSITIPDKIIIHLLTKVERYVLKKSQRIVVLSKYMRDQVTHIHREDERRIEIIPGGVNGDMFQSPETAEERIRLREAFKIPKDVFVLFTAKRLYGGMGLESLVDMVELLVNDGRENVLLFLAGEGPLKKDLEQRILKKGLNTWIRLLGNISHENIKSYYQMADLYISTWQQEPFGLVALEALSCGLPVLSCSEGGTAEIVNGLSKDLLFQDSRPEIMAEKIKYFIDHPGDLHDIRNKCRKYVVDNYTWDIAAKRFEQLFV; this is encoded by the coding sequence ATGAATATCTTAATCGTAGCTGAGGGCCGTTTCCCGGATTTTACGGGTGGGGCCGAACTTGTAATTCACCATCTTGGTAAACTTTTAGCCAAGCATGGTCATGTCATCCATACTGTTTCTCGCAAAGCAAAAGATTCGGATAAACCTGAAGCGGTTATTGATACTATCCGTGTGCATAGATTCTCTGCTCCCAGCGTAGGAACCTCTCTTCATAAACTCTATCCACTCTTTAGTTTCTGGGGAGCGAGAAAACAATTCCTTAAACTCGCAAAAGACATTTCCTTTGATGTTATTGTCTTTAATCAACCATTTCCCGCGCTCGGTGTTTTGTCCTGTTCAGAGAATAAGAATGTCAAAAAAATATATATCTTTCATTCTTCAACGGTTGGAGAATATATGTCAGCAAAGAATCGGAAAAAATCATCTATTACCATTCCTGACAAAATAATCATTCACCTATTAACTAAAGTTGAACGCTATGTGCTGAAAAAAAGCCAGAGAATTGTAGTTTTAAGTAAATATATGCGTGATCAGGTTACGCATATCCACAGGGAAGACGAAAGGAGGATTGAAATCATTCCGGGCGGTGTTAACGGAGATATGTTTCAATCTCCTGAGACTGCCGAAGAAAGGATTAGGCTACGAGAGGCATTTAAGATACCCAAAGATGTGTTTGTACTATTTACCGCTAAAAGGTTATACGGCGGAATGGGGCTTGAAAGCCTGGTAGATATGGTGGAATTATTAGTAAACGACGGAAGAGAAAATGTGCTGCTATTCCTTGCAGGTGAGGGACCACTAAAAAAAGATTTAGAACAGAGAATACTGAAAAAGGGATTAAACACATGGATACGGTTGTTAGGAAATATTTCCCATGAAAACATAAAATCTTATTATCAAATGGCTGATTTGTATATTTCCACATGGCAACAAGAACCATTCGGCTTGGTTGCCCTTGAGGCTTTATCTTGTGGGCTACCCGTGTTAAGTTGTTCTGAAGGTGGAACTGCAGAAATAGTAAATGGATTATCCAAAGACCTCCTTTTTCAAGATTCAAGACCTGAAATAATGGCAGAAAAGATAAAATATTTCATAGATCATCCAGGCGATCTGCACGACATAAGGAATAAGTGCCGGAAATACGTGGTGGATAATTATACATGGGATATAGCTGCGAAAAGGTTCGAACAGCTTTTTGTTTAA
- a CDS encoding DUF4091 domain-containing protein: protein MHSKSKLIIVGISLLIFFLCLKTAACSDNLLQNSGFEQIDRNGKPIGWGVGLGKNGRFKITNECCEGKQGFFMENFALGDEVTIVQHVQVKPHTEYVFTFMAKADSMQELKYTVFGKTSYHPAYPFWHEVKEVYNSGDLNTANIIITLINREGMKAWIDNVCFEEIKYPKTREQVKEECLQYAREKLSLEDPEYGVGVESPLEKVVLDRPFAGNITNVAQIELGKNEHEAVQIVLIPIRKDLINVTVHAEDLKLRGGDFTINSRNVRVFPLGYVYCEGSQHPSIYKGWIPDILLKLDSFHVKKDQLQPLWVDVYIPEDAKPGIYEGDIIIRPSNSHNFPVRLIVKVFDLTLPEISHFEFTVPLQPDATHEIYGMQASDRLKDFRLFMAEKRANTLSIWGIRNFGEIEELLPLWNKRFNFFHLGGYKERWGNDKDFNEKDKKLTLSEMNPVIEKIKKMGVMDKAYLFGYDELHWNKPQRYREILLQMTNAYGFFKKEFPELKLATNIKEVRQELVGLVDIWIPQIQFLEINHNDWLKRKKEGDILWMYCGANPFSPYPQLYLDYPCISQRIIPWVGWKYGATGLMYWAANAWWHIIKSDQFKKKGLNNMYQKTMWSDDVWSVYSSGKHAGGGLLIYPGPDGLPLSSVRLECLRDGIEDYEYLYMLNEKIQLLHERTKDNHQSTELKIALDEAGKLLELAGIVDNAHTFVRENKDFYQFRSKIMHLLEKISTK, encoded by the coding sequence ATGCATAGCAAAAGTAAGTTAATAATCGTTGGTATATCCCTTTTGATTTTTTTTCTGTGCTTAAAAACTGCGGCTTGCAGCGATAACCTTTTGCAAAATTCAGGTTTTGAACAAATTGATCGTAATGGAAAACCAATCGGATGGGGTGTCGGTTTGGGTAAAAATGGAAGGTTCAAAATTACGAATGAATGTTGTGAGGGTAAACAGGGTTTTTTCATGGAAAACTTTGCGTTAGGTGATGAAGTCACCATAGTCCAACATGTTCAGGTTAAGCCCCACACAGAGTATGTCTTCACTTTTATGGCGAAAGCAGATAGTATGCAGGAGTTGAAATATACGGTATTTGGAAAAACAAGTTACCATCCTGCGTATCCTTTCTGGCATGAGGTAAAGGAGGTATATAATTCCGGCGATCTGAACACTGCTAATATTATCATCACCTTGATCAATCGTGAGGGTATGAAGGCATGGATTGATAACGTATGTTTCGAGGAAATAAAGTATCCAAAGACCAGAGAGCAGGTGAAGGAAGAATGCCTTCAATATGCACGGGAGAAACTTTCTCTTGAGGATCCCGAATATGGAGTTGGTGTGGAGAGCCCTCTGGAGAAGGTCGTGTTGGATAGACCTTTTGCAGGAAACATCACGAATGTTGCCCAGATAGAATTAGGGAAAAACGAACACGAAGCTGTCCAAATCGTCCTGATTCCTATCAGGAAAGATCTTATAAATGTTACCGTTCATGCTGAAGATCTAAAGCTTAGGGGAGGGGATTTTACCATAAACAGCCGAAATGTTCGTGTATTCCCCCTGGGTTATGTGTATTGTGAAGGTTCACAACATCCAAGTATATATAAAGGCTGGATACCGGATATACTCCTAAAATTGGACTCTTTTCATGTAAAAAAGGACCAACTTCAACCTCTATGGGTGGATGTATATATACCTGAGGATGCCAAACCTGGTATCTATGAGGGAGATATCATAATTCGTCCTTCAAATTCCCACAATTTTCCGGTGAGATTGATCGTAAAGGTATTTGATCTGACACTTCCAGAAATAAGTCATTTTGAATTTACTGTGCCGCTTCAACCCGATGCTACCCACGAGATATACGGAATGCAGGCTTCTGATCGTCTAAAAGATTTTCGACTATTTATGGCAGAGAAAAGGGCGAATACGTTATCCATATGGGGTATCAGAAACTTTGGGGAAATAGAAGAACTTCTTCCTTTATGGAACAAGAGGTTCAATTTTTTTCATTTAGGAGGATATAAGGAGCGGTGGGGTAATGATAAAGATTTTAATGAGAAAGATAAAAAACTAACCCTCTCTGAGATGAATCCTGTCATTGAAAAGATAAAAAAAATGGGAGTTATGGATAAGGCTTATTTATTTGGGTATGATGAATTGCACTGGAATAAACCGCAAAGGTATAGAGAAATATTATTGCAAATGACAAATGCGTACGGATTCTTTAAAAAGGAATTTCCGGAACTCAAATTAGCCACAAACATAAAGGAAGTACGTCAGGAACTGGTAGGATTGGTAGATATCTGGATTCCACAGATTCAATTTCTGGAAATTAATCACAATGATTGGCTCAAACGAAAAAAAGAAGGCGACATTCTCTGGATGTACTGTGGCGCAAATCCATTTTCGCCGTATCCCCAGTTGTATCTTGATTATCCCTGCATATCTCAGCGAATCATTCCCTGGGTTGGCTGGAAATATGGAGCAACAGGTTTGATGTACTGGGCGGCTAATGCCTGGTGGCATATTATAAAAAGCGACCAATTCAAAAAGAAGGGATTGAATAACATGTATCAAAAGACCATGTGGTCTGATGACGTGTGGTCAGTTTATTCATCCGGAAAACATGCCGGTGGCGGATTGCTCATTTATCCAGGGCCTGATGGTCTGCCATTAAGTTCTGTGAGGTTGGAATGCTTAAGGGACGGGATCGAAGACTATGAGTATCTCTATATGCTCAATGAAAAGATACAGTTGCTTCATGAAAGGACAAAGGATAATCATCAATCCACAGAACTAAAAATTGCCCTGGATGAGGCCGGAAAACTTTTGGAACTAGCAGGAATTGTAGATAATGCACATACCTTTGTTCGAGAGAATAAAGATTTTTATCAATTCAGAAGCAAAATCATGCATCTGCTAGAAAAGATTTCAACAAAGTAG
- a CDS encoding class I SAM-dependent methyltransferase, producing MHINEVDIVNKYHHLVYIDKDNVQANPIVWIEEELIKYKGQKVLDFGCGDGRHREMIKKADGNWVGVDLLSSPEVDKMKDNSGLRVAYDGNRLPFKDKSFDIIFSCQALEHVYDLQTVFRELARVCKIGGKFIGSTSHLEPYHSNSFRSITPYGLERILEETGFKLEGIRAGIDCFSLICTRIFPYVLPNCLMNILTRIIWSERGSPLNRVINLCGRLKRFDPKTVECIKLLFSGHIVFKAVRR from the coding sequence ATGCATATTAACGAGGTGGATATTGTAAATAAATATCATCACTTAGTGTATATTGACAAAGACAATGTTCAAGCCAATCCAATAGTTTGGATCGAAGAAGAATTGATAAAGTACAAAGGTCAAAAAGTTCTTGATTTTGGTTGTGGTGACGGACGGCATCGGGAAATGATAAAAAAAGCCGATGGTAATTGGGTAGGGGTTGATTTGTTAAGTTCACCAGAAGTTGATAAAATGAAAGATAATTCTGGCCTTAGAGTAGCTTATGATGGAAACCGACTTCCTTTTAAAGACAAAAGCTTTGACATAATTTTTAGTTGCCAGGCATTGGAGCATGTTTATGATTTACAAACTGTTTTCAGAGAATTAGCGAGGGTCTGTAAAATAGGTGGAAAATTTATTGGCAGTACGTCTCACTTAGAGCCTTATCACAGTAATTCGTTTAGAAGTATAACACCGTACGGTCTTGAGAGAATTTTGGAAGAAACGGGTTTTAAGTTGGAAGGAATACGAGCTGGAATCGATTGCTTTTCTCTTATTTGTACTCGCATCTTTCCATATGTATTGCCAAACTGTTTGATGAATATATTGACTAGAATAATATGGTCTGAACGCGGTTCACCATTAAATCGTGTAATTAATTTGTGTGGAAGATTAAAAAGATTTGATCCAAAAACAGTTGAATGTATAAAGCTTTTATTTAGTGGACATATTGTTTTTAAAGCTGTACGAAGATAG
- a CDS encoding glycosyltransferase family 2 protein, whose product MKNNCPFVSVIIPIFNEKRYIRQLLHSLLKQDYPKDRLEILLIDGRSEDGTRDEINEIIASSPEFSHLKIIVLDNFKRIVPCALNIGIKDSKGDFVIRMDAHSAYAPDYVSKCVEWLEKTNSANVGGPMVANGKGFVGKAIEFAHHCRFGLGGGRFHDEQWAGYADTVYLGAWPKRIFEEVGLFDERFTRTEDIELNSRIRKAGRKIYLTPEIKSYYHCRDTLRGLWRQNFANGKEVVYTKIVAPYTLSWRHFIPLIFVVSLIVPMVFFPFSFLATIAFVLVAGSYALANLFFSFRLACKNGFRYLFTLPVVFATLHFSYGLGSIWGLLTLKRWLKK is encoded by the coding sequence ATGAAAAATAACTGTCCCTTTGTTTCTGTCATCATCCCCATATTCAACGAAAAGAGGTATATCCGTCAATTATTGCACTCGTTATTGAAGCAGGATTATCCGAAAGATAGGCTTGAAATCCTTCTTATTGACGGTCGTTCGGAAGATGGCACGAGAGATGAAATCAATGAGATTATTGCCTCATCTCCGGAATTTTCTCACTTAAAAATTATTGTACTCGATAATTTCAAACGAATCGTTCCCTGTGCCTTAAATATTGGGATTAAGGACTCAAAGGGGGATTTTGTTATTCGTATGGATGCCCATTCGGCATATGCGCCTGATTATGTTAGCAAATGCGTTGAATGGCTGGAAAAGACGAACTCTGCAAATGTGGGTGGGCCGATGGTGGCCAATGGCAAAGGCTTTGTTGGCAAGGCTATTGAGTTTGCCCACCACTGCCGGTTTGGTTTGGGTGGTGGAAGGTTCCATGATGAACAGTGGGCTGGATATGCAGACACCGTCTATCTTGGCGCCTGGCCAAAAAGAATATTTGAGGAAGTAGGTTTGTTTGACGAACGTTTTACACGAACCGAGGATATCGAACTTAATTCAAGGATTCGAAAGGCAGGTAGAAAAATTTATCTAACACCTGAAATAAAGTCATATTACCACTGCCGGGATACTTTACGTGGATTGTGGCGGCAGAATTTTGCAAATGGGAAAGAAGTTGTTTATACAAAGATTGTTGCCCCGTATACACTATCGTGGAGACATTTTATCCCATTGATATTTGTTGTTTCTTTGATAGTGCCGATGGTGTTTTTTCCCTTTTCATTTTTAGCGACAATTGCATTCGTCCTCGTTGCCGGTAGTTATGCCTTGGCAAATCTCTTCTTCTCCTTCCGGCTGGCCTGTAAAAACGGCTTCAGATATCTGTTTACCCTGCCAGTTGTTTTTGCTACTCTTCATTTCAGTTACGGGCTTGGGTCGATCTGGGGATTGCTGACCTTGAAAAGATGGTTAAAAAAATAG
- the ltrA gene encoding group II intron reverse transcriptase/maturase: MNLLRKLGIPTLRDRIAQQVVKDYMEKRIDRLFHENSYGYRPLKSAHQAIEQVRQNCYRQDWVIDMDISKFFDEIDHVLMIKAVEHVMEEKWVKMYVERWLGMPVQKQDGTLQQKAGKGTPQGGVISPLLANLYLHFTLDVWLSKHYPQASFVRYADDVVVHCTSKTEAEKVLEAIKRRLAEVKLQIKEEKTRIAYCRDYRRKGGHEVVKFEFLGFSYQPRARKSNRDGKSFTAFAAEISRSNQKRIREVIREVKLWGNTQVEISDIAKLLKAKLRGWIAYYGKYSIRSLRNTLMMIDRRLIKWLSKKHKIGYRKSVVKLNSIRQAYPELFYHWKMGYC; encoded by the coding sequence ATCAACCTTTTGCGTAAATTAGGGATACCGACACTACGAGACAGGATAGCGCAGCAAGTAGTGAAGGACTACATGGAAAAGAGGATAGACCGACTTTTCCATGAGAATTCTTATGGGTATAGGCCATTGAAGAGCGCACATCAGGCCATAGAACAAGTCAGACAGAACTGCTACAGGCAGGACTGGGTGATAGATATGGATATAAGCAAGTTCTTTGATGAAATAGACCATGTGCTGATGATAAAAGCAGTGGAGCATGTCATGGAAGAGAAATGGGTGAAGATGTATGTAGAGAGATGGCTGGGGATGCCAGTGCAAAAGCAAGATGGCACACTGCAACAAAAAGCAGGAAAAGGGACGCCACAAGGAGGAGTAATTAGTCCTTTACTTGCAAATCTCTATTTGCACTTCACGCTTGATGTGTGGCTATCCAAACACTACCCACAGGCGAGCTTTGTGAGATACGCAGACGACGTAGTGGTACACTGTACGAGCAAAACAGAGGCAGAAAAAGTGCTGGAAGCGATAAAACGGAGGCTGGCAGAAGTAAAGCTGCAAATCAAAGAGGAAAAGACACGGATTGCTTACTGTAGGGACTATAGACGTAAAGGAGGGCATGAAGTGGTCAAGTTTGAATTTCTTGGATTCAGCTATCAGCCGAGAGCAAGAAAGAGCAACAGAGATGGCAAGAGTTTCACAGCATTTGCAGCCGAGATAAGCCGATCCAACCAAAAGAGAATCCGTGAAGTGATTCGAGAGGTAAAACTGTGGGGTAACACGCAGGTAGAAATATCAGATATTGCTAAACTACTCAAAGCCAAACTTCGAGGATGGATAGCTTATTATGGTAAATACAGCATAAGAAGCCTAAGAAACACATTGATGATGATAGACAGGAGACTAATCAAGTGGCTCAGTAAAAAGCACAAGATTGGTTACCGGAAATCAGTGGTGAAACTCAATTCGATAAGACAAGCTTACCCAGAGTTGTTTTATCACTGGAAGATGGGGTACTGTTGA
- a CDS encoding DUF433 domain-containing protein, protein MMERITVNPKILGGKPIIKGTRITVEFILELLASDVSEEEILKEYPHLTAEDIHACLRYAARSCKNEIYLELETTP, encoded by the coding sequence ATGATGGAAAGAATCACAGTTAATCCAAAGATACTTGGTGGGAAACCAATCATTAAAGGAACAAGAATTACGGTAGAGTTTATTCTAGAGCTCTTAGCATCAGATGTATCCGAAGAAGAGATATTAAAGGAATATCCTCATTTAACCGCTGAGGATATTCACGCTTGCTTACGCTATGCAGCCCGATCTTGTAAAAATGAGATTTATTTAGAGTTGGAAACTACCCCATGA